One window of Tepidanaerobacter acetatoxydans Re1 genomic DNA carries:
- a CDS encoding IS110 family transposase gives MFYVGIDIAKQNHEASIIDSNGKLLDKSISFSNSQVGCNKLIALLERFEADTSNTVIGMEATGHYWVSLYSYLIDLGFTVNVINPIQSDAFRKMYIRQTKNDSKDSFIIAQIMRFGEFSTTSLADEDVMALRQLSRYRLALVDECSDWKRKCIALLDQVFPEYSKLFSDTFGVTSRELLSKYPTPEDMLSIDTGTLSKLLSEASRGRFGISKASEIQESATNTFGINFAKDAFAFQIKQIIAQINFIEEQLKELETEISTLLHQTNSVITTITGIGDVLGAIIIGEIGDISRFEAAPQLVAYAGLDVAVKQSGDFVGTQTKISKRGSPYLRRAIWLAATVAAFKDPALSVYYQSLRARGKHHLTAIGAVARKMCNIIFAVLRDNKPYVPDIK, from the coding sequence ATGTTTTATGTTGGTATTGATATTGCTAAACAAAACCACGAAGCTTCTATTATTGATTCTAATGGTAAGCTTCTTGATAAAAGTATATCCTTTTCAAATTCTCAAGTAGGTTGCAATAAATTAATTGCCTTGCTTGAAAGATTTGAAGCTGATACTTCCAACACTGTTATTGGTATGGAAGCTACTGGTCATTATTGGGTTAGCCTTTATTCATATCTAATTGATCTAGGGTTTACTGTAAATGTTATTAACCCTATTCAATCAGATGCATTTAGAAAGATGTATATTAGGCAAACTAAGAACGACTCTAAGGATTCCTTTATCATTGCTCAAATTATGCGTTTCGGTGAATTTTCCACTACTTCTTTAGCTGATGAAGATGTTATGGCCTTACGCCAATTATCCAGATACCGTCTCGCTTTAGTAGATGAATGCTCTGATTGGAAACGCAAGTGTATTGCTCTTTTGGATCAAGTTTTCCCTGAATACTCTAAGCTTTTTTCTGATACCTTTGGAGTAACTTCTAGGGAGCTGCTCTCTAAATATCCTACTCCAGAGGATATGTTATCCATAGATACAGGGACTCTTTCCAAACTTCTATCCGAAGCTAGTAGAGGACGTTTTGGTATTTCAAAAGCTTCTGAAATTCAAGAGTCTGCTACTAATACTTTTGGTATTAACTTTGCAAAAGATGCATTTGCATTTCAAATTAAGCAAATTATTGCCCAAATTAATTTTATCGAAGAACAGCTAAAAGAACTTGAAACTGAAATTTCTACACTCCTTCACCAAACCAATTCAGTTATTACTACTATTACAGGTATTGGTGATGTTCTTGGTGCTATTATTATCGGAGAAATTGGTGATATTTCCCGTTTTGAAGCTGCACCCCAACTTGTTGCCTATGCAGGTCTTGATGTAGCCGTAAAACAATCTGGTGATTTTGTGGGGACACAGACTAAAATTTCTAAACGTGGTTCTCCATATCTTCGTAGGGCAATTTGGTTAGCTGCTACTGTTGCAGCCTTCAAAGACCCAGCTCTGTCAGTCTATTATCAATCACTTAGGGCAAGAGGGAAACATCATTTAACTGCCATTGGGGCTGTCGCTAGAAAGATGTGTAATATTATCTTTGCAGTCCTTCGTGATAACAAACCCTATGTGCCTGATATTAAATAG
- the mreB gene encoding rod shape-determining protein MreB, with product MDIGIDLGTASILVYVKGKGIVLQEPSVVAMDRSTGKMLAVGEEARRMIGRTPGNIVAIRPLKEGVIADYSTTEIMLKYFLNKIAHSRIFRPRMMICVPAVITTVEKRAVIEAANAAGARQTYLIEEPIAAAIGAGLDISKPFGSMVVDIGGGTTDIAVMSLGGIVCGESLRVAGDKFDDAIVRFVKKEFNLMIGERSAEEVKINVADVFPESDEDKAVSMEVRGRSLISGLPQNVTITAGQTCEALQEPVEQIVNTIYSVLEKTPPELASDISEKGIVMTGGGSLLKGMDKLICRRTGIPVIIAEEAISAVAIGAGKALENLDILGPNAVFTK from the coding sequence ATGGATATAGGTATTGATTTAGGAACCGCTTCAATTTTGGTTTATGTTAAGGGAAAAGGAATTGTACTTCAAGAACCCTCTGTAGTTGCTATGGATAGATCCACCGGCAAGATGTTGGCTGTAGGAGAGGAAGCCCGAAGAATGATAGGGCGTACTCCAGGCAATATAGTGGCTATACGTCCGCTGAAGGAAGGCGTTATTGCGGATTATTCCACAACGGAAATCATGCTTAAGTATTTTTTGAACAAAATTGCACACAGCAGAATTTTTCGACCGAGAATGATGATATGTGTTCCGGCAGTTATTACAACTGTTGAAAAAAGAGCGGTTATTGAGGCTGCCAATGCGGCGGGAGCCAGGCAAACATATTTAATAGAAGAACCTATAGCAGCTGCTATAGGTGCCGGCCTGGATATTTCAAAACCTTTTGGAAGTATGGTTGTTGATATCGGAGGCGGCACCACGGATATTGCAGTTATGTCCCTGGGAGGCATTGTCTGCGGTGAGTCTTTAAGAGTAGCCGGCGATAAATTTGATGATGCTATTGTGAGGTTTGTAAAGAAAGAATTTAATCTTATGATTGGGGAAAGATCCGCTGAAGAGGTTAAGATTAATGTGGCTGATGTTTTTCCCGAAAGTGATGAAGACAAGGCTGTTTCGATGGAAGTAAGAGGTCGAAGCCTAATTAGCGGACTTCCTCAAAACGTCACCATTACTGCAGGCCAGACCTGTGAAGCACTTCAAGAACCTGTAGAACAGATTGTAAATACTATATATAGTGTTTTGGAAAAAACTCCGCCGGAACTAGCATCTGATATCAGTGAAAAGGGTATAGTAATGACCGGTGGCGGTTCGCTGCTTAAAGGCATGGACAAGTTGATTTGCAGAAGAACCGGTATTCCGGTTATAATTGCAGAAGAGGCAATTTCTGCTGTGGCTATTGGAGCCGGTAAAGCATTAGAAAATTTGGACATACTTGGTCCTAATGCTGTTTTTACCAAATAA
- the spoIIID gene encoding sporulation transcriptional regulator SpoIIID yields MKDYMRERILEIADYIIDTKATVRQAAKVFGVSKSTVHKDMTERLLEINPQKAIEVREVLEFNKAERHIRGGRATREKYIHL; encoded by the coding sequence GTGAAAGATTATATGAGGGAGCGAATCCTAGAAATCGCAGATTATATTATTGATACTAAGGCTACCGTCAGACAAGCCGCCAAAGTTTTTGGCGTATCGAAAAGTACGGTGCACAAGGATATGACCGAAAGATTATTGGAGATAAATCCGCAAAAAGCAATCGAGGTAAGAGAAGTACTGGAATTTAATAAAGCCGAACGGCATATTAGAGGTGGAAGAGCTACAAGAGAAAAATACATACATCTTTAA
- the tyrS gene encoding tyrosine--tRNA ligase yields the protein MDNVYDILKERGFIEQATHEEEIRELLEKEKVVFYVGFDPTADSLHVGHLLPMMAMAHMQRAGHVPIALLGGGTAMIGDPSGRTDMRKMLTREQIDYNARQFKKQFEKLLDFSDNKAYMLNNADWLMQLNYIDFLREVGRHFSVNRMLTAECYKQRLEAGLTFLEFNYMLMQSYDFLHLYRKYGCKLQMGGNDQWSNIISGADLIRRVEGDSAYGMTFTLLTTSEGIKMGKTQAGALWLDPEKVSPYDFYQYWRNIDDRDVEKCLSLLTFLPMDEIKRLSSLEGAQINKAKEVLAFELTKMIHSEEEAKKAQEAARALFKDGADMSSVPQTEIDAQKLSDGMELLELLMLTGLTSSKSEGRRLIQQGGIYVADKRIDDVELKITAEDFDDDKTLLLRKGKKVYHMVKLL from the coding sequence ATGGACAATGTATACGATATTCTAAAAGAAAGAGGATTTATTGAACAGGCGACACATGAAGAAGAAATCAGAGAGCTTCTTGAAAAGGAAAAGGTTGTTTTTTATGTTGGCTTTGACCCTACTGCTGACAGCCTGCACGTAGGTCATTTGCTTCCAATGATGGCTATGGCACATATGCAAAGAGCCGGCCATGTTCCAATAGCTTTGTTGGGTGGGGGCACTGCAATGATAGGTGACCCATCAGGTAGAACCGATATGCGCAAAATGCTAACTCGGGAACAAATAGATTATAATGCAAGACAATTTAAAAAACAGTTCGAAAAACTTCTTGATTTTTCGGATAATAAGGCCTATATGCTAAATAATGCAGACTGGCTAATGCAACTTAACTATATAGATTTTCTGCGTGAAGTTGGTCGGCATTTTTCTGTAAATCGCATGCTTACAGCTGAGTGCTATAAACAACGGCTGGAAGCAGGCCTGACCTTTTTGGAGTTTAACTATATGCTGATGCAGTCTTATGACTTCTTACATTTGTATAGGAAATACGGTTGTAAATTGCAGATGGGCGGCAATGACCAATGGTCGAATATTATAAGCGGTGCTGACTTAATCCGGAGAGTGGAAGGAGATTCGGCTTATGGCATGACATTTACGCTTCTTACCACCAGCGAAGGTATAAAGATGGGTAAGACTCAGGCGGGAGCCCTTTGGCTGGATCCTGAAAAGGTATCACCCTATGATTTCTATCAATATTGGAGAAATATTGACGATAGAGATGTCGAGAAATGCTTGTCACTTCTAACATTCCTTCCCATGGATGAAATCAAACGGCTCAGCTCTTTGGAAGGTGCCCAAATAAACAAGGCTAAAGAAGTGCTGGCATTTGAGCTTACTAAAATGATTCACAGCGAAGAAGAAGCCAAAAAGGCGCAAGAGGCTGCAAGAGCACTTTTTAAGGATGGTGCAGATATGTCTTCAGTTCCCCAAACAGAAATAGATGCACAAAAGTTAAGCGATGGTATGGAATTACTTGAGCTTTTAATGCTTACCGGCCTGACTTCCTCAAAAAGTGAAGGAAGAAGACTTATTCAACAGGGAGGCATTTATGTTGCAGACAAACGAATTGATGACGTTGAGTTAAAAATTACCGCAGAGGATTTCGATGATGACAAAACACTCTTACTTAGAAAAGGCAAAAAAGTTTATCATATGGTAAAACTATTATAA
- a CDS encoding DUF47 domain-containing protein, whose protein sequence is MRKKDNYYFDTFVQLVDYSCEAADLLNQIMIDYDAKQIKDKMEEMHTIEHTADVERHQMIGRLVKEFITPIEREDIMAIADCIDTVTDTIEDVLMRMYMYNISEVTKHAQKMTEIIVKCCRLLRQAFDEFPNFRKSQKLHELIVEINELEEEGDALYTEAIRALYLSNVNYKEIVAWDNTYHYLEKCCDACEDVAEVIENVIMKNS, encoded by the coding sequence ATGCGTAAAAAGGATAATTATTATTTCGATACTTTTGTTCAATTAGTAGATTATTCCTGTGAAGCCGCAGATTTGTTAAATCAAATTATGATTGACTACGATGCAAAACAGATAAAAGATAAAATGGAAGAAATGCATACTATAGAACATACTGCAGATGTTGAAAGACATCAAATGATTGGAAGACTGGTAAAGGAATTTATAACCCCGATTGAACGTGAGGATATTATGGCAATAGCGGATTGTATTGATACTGTTACAGATACCATCGAAGATGTATTAATGCGAATGTACATGTATAATATCAGTGAGGTTACAAAACATGCCCAGAAGATGACTGAGATTATCGTAAAATGCTGTAGATTATTAAGACAGGCATTTGATGAATTCCCAAATTTCCGCAAGTCTCAAAAGCTCCATGAACTAATTGTAGAAATCAATGAGCTGGAAGAAGAAGGAGACGCACTCTACACTGAAGCTATAAGAGCCCTATATCTCAGCAATGTAAATTATAAAGAAATAGTCGCATGGGATAACACATATCATTATCTGGAAAAATGCTGCGATGCTTGTGAAGATGTAGCAGAGGTTATAGAAAATGTAATAATGAAAAATTCCTGA
- a CDS encoding inorganic phosphate transporter — protein sequence MTVTLEDFLVQLFSNPALIITVLLTLGTVMVNGWTDAPNAIATCISTRSMEPQPAIIMAAIFNFLGVFVMTIVNSRVAETIYNMVDFGGDAHKALIALCAALFAIVVWATAAWWLGIPTSESHALIAGISGAAIALQKGIGGINFDEWIKVLYGLALSMFLGFFSGWLVVKVIEKVFSGFDRRKTYGLFKYAQIVSAAGMAFMHGAQDGQKFMGVFMLGIFLAQGQASVTEFVIPLWLIILCSIVMSLGTSIGGMRIIKSVGMEMVKLETYQGFSADLAGVICLFLASVLGLPVSTTHTKTTAIMGVGAAKRISSVNWGIVREMVIAWLMTFPGCGLISFLLALLFMRLF from the coding sequence ATGACGGTTACTCTTGAAGATTTTTTAGTACAATTATTTTCAAACCCAGCTTTGATTATTACTGTATTGTTGACACTAGGAACTGTTATGGTCAACGGGTGGACCGATGCTCCAAATGCTATTGCGACATGTATTTCTACACGTTCCATGGAACCACAACCTGCAATTATTATGGCTGCTATTTTTAATTTCTTAGGTGTATTTGTTATGACAATAGTTAATTCGAGGGTAGCAGAAACCATATATAATATGGTGGACTTTGGAGGAGATGCTCATAAAGCTCTTATTGCATTGTGTGCGGCTTTATTTGCAATTGTGGTATGGGCTACCGCTGCATGGTGGTTGGGCATACCGACTAGCGAAAGTCATGCATTGATAGCAGGTATAAGCGGCGCTGCAATAGCACTGCAAAAGGGCATTGGCGGTATCAATTTCGATGAATGGATAAAAGTTTTATATGGATTGGCATTATCCATGTTCTTAGGTTTTTTTTCCGGATGGTTAGTAGTTAAAGTAATCGAAAAGGTTTTTAGCGGCTTTGACCGTAGAAAAACATATGGTTTGTTTAAATATGCTCAAATAGTCAGTGCCGCCGGTATGGCCTTTATGCATGGTGCTCAGGACGGTCAAAAGTTCATGGGTGTGTTTATGCTCGGCATATTTCTTGCACAAGGGCAAGCTTCGGTTACTGAATTTGTTATTCCGTTATGGTTGATTATATTATGCTCCATAGTGATGTCACTGGGGACATCCATAGGCGGTATGCGAATTATCAAATCCGTAGGAATGGAAATGGTGAAACTTGAAACCTATCAAGGATTTTCTGCAGATCTTGCAGGTGTTATATGCTTATTTCTAGCTTCTGTGCTGGGACTACCCGTCAGCACTACGCATACCAAGACAACGGCTATAATGGGAGTAGGTGCAGCAAAGAGAATCTCATCCGTAAATTGGGGAATTGTAAGAGAAATGGTAATTGCCTGGTTGATGACTTTTCCGGGCTGCGGATTAATTAGTTTTTTATTGGCATTACTATTTATGAGATTATTTTAA
- a CDS encoding rod-binding protein: MEIIDSRIDFIPISQFKMHSLKSENKNETELKEVCQQFESIFLNYMLKSMRDTIPDGGMFEKGVTFDIMQSMHDEALAEEISQNGGIGLAQQLYEQLSKYI; the protein is encoded by the coding sequence ATGGAAATAATAGACAGTAGAATTGATTTTATTCCTATATCCCAGTTTAAGATGCATTCTTTAAAAAGCGAAAACAAAAATGAAACAGAATTAAAAGAGGTTTGTCAGCAATTTGAATCAATCTTTTTAAATTATATGCTAAAATCTATGAGGGATACAATACCCGATGGGGGCATGTTTGAAAAAGGTGTAACTTTTGATATTATGCAATCTATGCATGATGAAGCCCTAGCTGAAGAAATTTCTCAAAACGGAGGAATCGGATTGGCACAGCAGCTTTATGAACAGCTTTCAAAATATATTTAG
- a CDS encoding LacI family DNA-binding transcriptional regulator, with protein MRLTINDIAKKANVSKSTVSRVLNNSGYVNKETREKIEKVIKENAYYPSAQARSLSKRESNTIGVIIPEADNSFFGEVLRGISEIADENGMTLIFCDTNNNVIKEKRALDMIIMQRVKGLIFTPVNDHSNDEVEQKLKQKLRALNIPTVLLDRGIENSEWDGVFFENYKSAYKATEILINEGHKKIGVITGDLNLKIGRDRYRGFLDALKDYNIPALKKYIYIGNFSVEKAYQVSKQFLEDNDLPDALLTSNNRTTLGLLKALNEKNVLPGKDIAVIGIDNIEVLDILGYKISCVARDTVEMGRLAMRLLLERFENPKKERENCIMPFKINLKGSEKKL; from the coding sequence ATGAGACTTACAATCAATGATATAGCTAAAAAAGCAAATGTATCTAAATCAACTGTTTCAAGGGTGTTAAATAATTCTGGATATGTTAATAAAGAGACAAGAGAGAAAATAGAAAAAGTCATAAAAGAGAATGCTTATTACCCTTCAGCTCAAGCTCGAAGCTTAAGTAAAAGAGAGAGTAATACTATTGGTGTGATTATTCCCGAAGCTGATAATTCTTTTTTTGGAGAAGTTTTAAGAGGGATTAGCGAAATTGCGGATGAAAACGGTATGACTTTAATCTTTTGCGATACCAATAATAATGTTATTAAGGAAAAAAGAGCTTTAGACATGATTATTATGCAAAGGGTAAAAGGGTTGATTTTTACTCCGGTGAATGATCATAGCAATGATGAAGTTGAACAAAAGCTTAAACAGAAATTAAGAGCATTAAACATACCAACTGTTTTGTTGGACAGGGGAATCGAGAATTCAGAGTGGGATGGAGTCTTTTTCGAAAACTATAAAAGTGCTTATAAAGCTACTGAAATATTAATAAATGAAGGACACAAAAAGATAGGTGTTATAACAGGCGACTTAAATCTAAAAATAGGAAGAGATAGATATAGAGGATTTTTAGATGCTTTAAAAGACTATAATATTCCCGCTTTGAAGAAATACATCTATATAGGAAATTTTTCCGTAGAAAAAGCTTATCAGGTATCAAAGCAATTTTTGGAAGATAATGATTTGCCAGATGCCTTACTAACTTCTAACAATAGAACAACATTAGGGCTACTTAAAGCACTGAACGAAAAAAATGTTCTTCCGGGAAAAGATATAGCTGTTATAGGAATCGATAACATTGAAGTGCTTGACATTCTTGGTTATAAGATTAGCTGTGTAGCAAGAGATACGGTAGAAATGGGCAGATTAGCTATGCGACTATTATTGGAGAGGTTCGAAAATCCGAAGAAGGAACGAGAGAATTGTATTATGCCATTTAAAATTAACCTAAAGGGTTCCGAAAAAAAATTGTAA
- the flgF gene encoding flagellar basal-body rod protein FlgF, translating to MIRGLYTGASGMLSEMSRTDVISNNLANVNTSGFKKDRAIFRALPEMNIHRFDDPITVGLDRVIDPRPFIGMLGTGVMLDEINTDFSQGAIKVTSNPLDIALRGEGFFEVQTPEGIRYTRDGSFTIDRDGYIVTKDGYYVLGENGPMLLPQEGDVVISQQGEVTVSGQFVDRLEIVNFADQGQVVKQGSNLYNSQAPTVPTDAEVIQGALEGSNTNTISEMVDLITAFRAYEASQKVIQTHDETLDRAVNDIASI from the coding sequence TTGATAAGAGGTCTTTATACAGGAGCTTCAGGAATGCTGTCTGAAATGAGCAGAACTGATGTCATTTCAAACAACCTTGCCAATGTAAATACTTCTGGGTTTAAGAAAGACAGGGCGATTTTCAGAGCTTTGCCAGAGATGAATATCCATCGGTTTGATGATCCGATAACTGTCGGCCTTGATCGGGTTATAGATCCGAGGCCTTTCATTGGCATGCTGGGTACTGGAGTAATGCTGGATGAAATAAATACGGATTTTTCCCAAGGCGCTATAAAGGTAACGTCAAATCCACTAGATATTGCCTTGAGAGGGGAAGGCTTTTTTGAGGTTCAGACTCCCGAAGGCATACGGTATACAAGAGACGGCAGTTTTACCATAGACCGGGATGGATATATTGTTACAAAAGACGGTTATTATGTTCTGGGTGAGAATGGACCGATGCTGTTGCCTCAGGAAGGTGATGTTGTAATAAGTCAACAAGGAGAAGTGACTGTAAGCGGTCAATTTGTGGACAGGCTTGAAATAGTAAATTTTGCCGACCAAGGGCAGGTTGTAAAACAAGGCAGTAATTTATATAACTCCCAAGCACCAACGGTTCCGACTGATGCCGAAGTGATTCAGGGTGCTTTAGAAGGGTCAAATACCAACACGATTTCAGAAATGGTTGATTTGATAACAGCCTTTAGAGCGTATGAAGCCAGCCAGAAGGTAATACAAACTCATGATGAAACTCTTGACAGAGCTGTAAATGATATAGCAAGCATATAA
- a CDS encoding lipopolysaccharide assembly LapA domain-containing protein, with amino-acid sequence MQFYLISGLIFAFFVAIFALWNSSEIIIRFPFLGEFATSQALVIIGSAMLGALVIMVFGLVKSFKMNQQIKKQARTIKDYEQIIDKMKKQLDEKQLKKENGAEI; translated from the coding sequence ATGCAATTTTATTTAATTAGTGGGCTAATTTTTGCATTTTTTGTAGCTATTTTTGCACTGTGGAATTCCTCGGAGATTATTATTCGATTTCCGTTTCTGGGCGAATTTGCAACCTCACAGGCCTTAGTGATAATCGGCTCAGCGATGCTTGGAGCACTGGTTATAATGGTATTTGGTCTTGTTAAAAGTTTCAAAATGAATCAACAAATAAAAAAACAGGCAAGAACGATAAAAGATTATGAACAAATTATTGATAAAATGAAAAAACAGCTGGATGAAAAACAATTAAAAAAGGAAAATGGTGCAGAAATTTAA
- the fabZ gene encoding 3-hydroxyacyl-ACP dehydratase FabZ, translating into MLSIEEIKKIIPHRYPFLLVDRILELEEGKRAVGVKNVSANEEFFQGHFPGKPIMPGVLIVEALAQVGACAILSSENNRDKIALFAGIDRMRFKRQVIPGDQLRLEVELTKIKGPIGKGKAKATVDGEIVAEGELMFAISSL; encoded by the coding sequence ATGCTTAGCATCGAAGAAATAAAAAAAATAATACCACATAGATATCCGTTCTTATTAGTGGATCGAATACTGGAATTGGAGGAAGGAAAGAGGGCAGTAGGTGTTAAAAATGTCTCTGCTAATGAAGAATTTTTCCAGGGGCATTTTCCGGGAAAACCCATCATGCCCGGAGTATTAATAGTGGAAGCCTTGGCTCAAGTTGGAGCCTGTGCGATTCTAAGCTCTGAAAACAATCGTGACAAGATAGCACTTTTTGCAGGTATTGATAGAATGAGATTCAAGCGTCAGGTAATACCGGGTGACCAGTTGCGACTTGAAGTAGAACTTACGAAAATAAAAGGTCCTATCGGAAAAGGTAAAGCTAAAGCAACAGTAGATGGTGAAATAGTCGCCGAAGGTGAATTGATGTTTGCGATATCAAGCCTATAA
- the flgG gene encoding flagellar basal-body rod protein FlgG has product MMRALWSASSGMQAQQLNMDITSNNLANVNTAGFKKSRAEFKDLLYETLQRPDSPELLSGAAVPVGIQVGHGVRPSATGRDFNEGNLQPTGNTFDVAIEGTGFFMVERPDGNLAFTRDGSFKVSLDGTDRNLVTSEGYYVLSGDESYITIPEEYTDISISSDGLITGQDEDGTIEELGQIGIVKFLNPQGLLAIGNNLFEATEASGEYVPMEDVSDPGYGTLLQGFLEMSNVQVVEEMVNLIIAQRAYEVNTKAVQASDEMLAQANNLRR; this is encoded by the coding sequence ATGATGCGCGCACTGTGGAGTGCTAGTTCTGGTATGCAGGCACAACAATTGAATATGGACATTACATCAAATAATTTGGCTAATGTAAACACAGCGGGTTTTAAGAAAAGCCGTGCAGAATTTAAAGATTTGCTATATGAAACACTTCAGCGGCCGGACAGTCCCGAGTTGCTTTCAGGAGCAGCAGTACCTGTAGGAATTCAAGTAGGTCATGGAGTTAGACCTTCGGCTACAGGCCGAGATTTTAACGAAGGTAATCTTCAGCCTACTGGTAATACATTTGATGTAGCTATTGAAGGGACAGGGTTTTTCATGGTAGAAAGACCCGACGGCAATCTGGCTTTTACCAGAGATGGTTCATTTAAAGTATCCTTGGATGGAACCGACAGAAATTTAGTCACATCGGAAGGATATTATGTTCTAAGCGGAGACGAAAGCTATATAACCATTCCTGAGGAATATACCGATATTAGTATTTCATCAGATGGTTTGATTACAGGACAGGATGAAGATGGGACAATAGAAGAATTAGGTCAAATAGGGATTGTTAAATTCTTAAATCCTCAGGGACTTTTGGCTATCGGCAACAATCTCTTTGAGGCAACTGAAGCTTCTGGAGAATATGTGCCAATGGAAGATGTATCAGATCCCGGATATGGTACATTGCTACAAGGATTTTTGGAGATGTCCAATGTTCAGGTAGTGGAAGAAATGGTAAACCTTATCATTGCCCAGAGAGCCTATGAAGTAAATACCAAAGCCGTCCAGGCATCTGATGAAATGCTGGCTCAGGCCAATAATCTCAGGCGTTAG
- a CDS encoding methylated-DNA--[protein]-cysteine S-methyltransferase, giving the protein MYNYDEYYKGEWVLIKKSAVFWGYFSYKDWEMHLAASPKGLCYVLWSNKPFKVLEIWVNKYFFQADLIYNQDKLEPYMIQLEEYLKGRRHTFDIPLDLQGTCFQISVWKTLLNIPYGTTKTYSQIAREINNPKAVRAVGKAIGANPVSIVVPCHRVIGKDGTLTGFAGGIEIKEKLLRIEGISNIKS; this is encoded by the coding sequence ATGTATAATTATGATGAATATTATAAAGGGGAGTGGGTTTTAATAAAGAAATCAGCCGTATTTTGGGGATACTTTTCATATAAAGATTGGGAGATGCATTTGGCGGCCAGTCCAAAAGGTCTATGCTATGTGCTTTGGTCAAACAAGCCATTTAAGGTATTAGAGATTTGGGTAAATAAGTATTTTTTTCAAGCCGATTTAATCTATAATCAAGATAAATTAGAACCATATATGATTCAACTTGAGGAATATTTAAAGGGTCGGCGGCATACCTTCGATATTCCCTTAGACTTACAAGGTACATGCTTCCAGATATCAGTGTGGAAGACACTGCTAAATATACCATATGGAACAACTAAGACATATTCGCAAATAGCTCGAGAAATTAATAATCCAAAGGCCGTGCGGGCAGTTGGAAAAGCCATCGGAGCAAATCCTGTGTCCATAGTGGTACCGTGCCACAGAGTCATCGGTAAGGATGGAACACTTACAGGCTTTGCGGGTGGAATAGAAATAAAGGAAAAGCTCCTGAGGATAGAAGGAATATCAAATATCAAGAGCTAA